The nucleotide sequence ACAGTCGCGCGTCGGGAAGGTCCGCGGGGAATGCGCCTCGGCGGACCCGGCAGCGGGAGGGACGGTGCCCTCCCGCTCACGGCGGGCTCAGTGATTCACACGGACCTGGATGCCGGGCACGTGGCTGCAGGGCGCGGGCGGGGTGACGACCGCCACCATCGGTCGGCCATGCGCGTCGAGCGTCATCGCCACCGCGTTGGTGTCGTGCACCGCCAGCCCTTCGAGGGAGGACTCCAGCGTCGTCCCGTTCCACCTGTCCACGCGCAGCTCGGCCGGGCCTGAAGCCGGGCGATGAATCCAGGCGACGTAGGCGTGGCCTCCGGACGCGAGCACCAGGGACACCAGGTCGAGCCTGTCTTCATGCACGAGCGTGCCCGGCGCCTCCCGCGTGGCCAGGGTCTCCCAGCGGGTTCCGTCCCAGCGCTGCAGGTAGAGCCGCTCCGCGCTCCGCCAGGCGACGTAGGGCGTCCCGGCTGCATCCACCTTCAGGTCCGCCGCCAGTGCCCGTGAGGCGCTCCCAGCGTCGTCCTCCAGGCTGCCTCCCACCTTGACGAACGCCGCCCCATCCCACCGGCTCACGTACGACTTCACCACGGGCCCCTGCTCGTAGTGCGCGGACCACGGACGGTCCTCCGCGTCCAGCACGAGGGAGAGGTTCCGCGGGCGGTAGTAGGGGGGCGCGGCCAGGCCCGGCAGCGGCAGCCAGGCCCCCGCCTCCAGGGTGTAGACGATGACGTGCGCGCCGTGCCCCCATGAATTGACTTCCCAGGCGAGCAGGGGAATCCCCGTGGACGTGACGGCGAGGCGGGTTCCATCCGTGATGGCGCTCTTCCAGCTCCTGCCAAGCGGCGGTGACACCTCCGGCCAGCCCTGCCCATCCCACCGTCGCACGGTGGACTCGGGGAAGTCGGTGTCGTTCACCCGAGGCCGGTGCCCCACGGTGTAGAGGCGCCCCGCGCCGTCCACGGCGAGCAGGCCCCCGCTGTCGGGATGGTACTGGCTGATGCGCTCCCAGTTGCCGCCCGACCACCGCGTGAACACCCAGCCAGACTCGGTGGGCTGGCCCGCCGGCACGTCGTCGACCTCCACGAAGGAGAGGAGCGGGCGCTTCTCGACGTCGAGGACGAGGCTGGGCAGCGCGCCCGAGGCGCCATGCTCCGGCATCACGGGCGTCTTCAGCAGCCGCCACGTGCGGGCCTCCCAGACCCAGCGCTTCTCCGGCAAGGTGACGGGATTGCCCGCCACGTCCGTCAGCGCCGGGGTGAGCTCCACGGCGAGCACCGAGGGCAGGTCCAGCGCCTGGGACAGGAGGACCGTCACCGTCTTTCCATCGTCGGACAGCAGGAGCTCCTTCTGAATCTCCGTCCCGTCCTCCAGCAGCTTCACGCTCGCGTCCACCACGCTGCTGGCGGCCAGCGGCTCCGACACGGTGAATGAGATGACGCCATCCCACTCCGCGTCACTCCCGGTCGCCGGCACCTGGGACACGACGGTGGGCGCCGTGCGGTCCACCTCCTTGTTGTCATCGTTGTCATCGCAGCCGAGGGGCGCGACGAGCAGGACCGAGGAGAGGGCAGCGAGCCAGAGCCGGGAGGCGCGTGAGGCGCCTCGGGTCGAATGCATGCTCATGAGTGGATGTTCCAGAAGGCGTGCCCATCGCCGGCCGCGGGGCGCGCAGGGTGCGGACTGAAGCTCCGGCGGTACGGGGGCGCGGAGCGACAGGGGTTTTCGCACGACATCCTGGGGCGCGGGAAGCAGGTCCTCCTGACAGAGTCAGCACGGCAACGACTTCTTCGCGCCCGGTCCTCCCCGTCCTCCTGGAAGCCCGCCCGGCCGCCCTCCACCCTGCCCCACGTCGGCGGGGCATCCTGCCCCTCCCGGGGCGATGTGCCCCAGGGCATACGGGTGCGCCACCGCCCGTCAGCGCTCGCGCCAGGGGCAGCCAGGGTCCGTCAGGGCTGGCACGGCGGATGCTCTGGTGCCGGCCGGGGGTTCAGCGGCGGTAACACGCCGCTTCCTCGCAGCACTCGCGGTACGTTGTGCGTACCCACCTCCGGTCCGTGAGCTCCGCCCCCTCGCTCACGGACCGGAGCTGCCTTCCGCGGAATCCATCGTGAGACTCGCTCGCAAGTTCACCCTGGCCCTCGTGCTGCTCGC is from Pyxidicoccus trucidator and encodes:
- a CDS encoding Ig-like domain-containing protein, with the protein product MSMHSTRGASRASRLWLAALSSVLLVAPLGCDDNDDNKEVDRTAPTVVSQVPATGSDAEWDGVISFTVSEPLAASSVVDASVKLLEDGTEIQKELLLSDDGKTVTVLLSQALDLPSVLAVELTPALTDVAGNPVTLPEKRWVWEARTWRLLKTPVMPEHGASGALPSLVLDVEKRPLLSFVEVDDVPAGQPTESGWVFTRWSGGNWERISQYHPDSGGLLAVDGAGRLYTVGHRPRVNDTDFPESTVRRWDGQGWPEVSPPLGRSWKSAITDGTRLAVTSTGIPLLAWEVNSWGHGAHVIVYTLEAGAWLPLPGLAAPPYYRPRNLSLVLDAEDRPWSAHYEQGPVVKSYVSRWDGAAFVKVGGSLEDDAGSASRALAADLKVDAAGTPYVAWRSAERLYLQRWDGTRWETLATREAPGTLVHEDRLDLVSLVLASGGHAYVAWIHRPASGPAELRVDRWNGTTLESSLEGLAVHDTNAVAMTLDAHGRPMVAVVTPPAPCSHVPGIQVRVNH